The following are from one region of the Heterodontus francisci isolate sHetFra1 chromosome 34, sHetFra1.hap1, whole genome shotgun sequence genome:
- the LOC137348459 gene encoding zinc finger protein 664-like: MEGKSTDHNGDKPYTRSVCGRGFSRSCGLLRHKHSHTGEEPCKYGGCGKGFNYPVELETHPHSQILERLFTCSVCGKRFTGSSNLRKHRQVHTGKKPFKCPDCGNCYKHPSQLRSHQRRIHTGERPFTCSECGQGFTRSSHLLRHQRIHTGERIYVCFFCGKGFACSSTLLTHHRRHTGEKPFICSVCGKRFAHSCQLLTHE, from the exons atggaaggaaaaagcaccgATCACAATGGAGACAAACCATACACGCGTtcagtgtgtggacgaggtttcagccgatcatgtGGCCTGTTGAGACACAAGCACAGTCACACCGGGGAGGAACCGTGTAAATATGGGGGCTGTGGAAAGGGATTCaattatccagttgagctggaaactcatccacaCAGTCAGATCCTGGAGAGGCTgtttacctgctccgtgtgtgggaagagattcactgggTCATCCAACCTCCGGAAACACCGGCAAGTTCACACTGGCAAGAaaccttttaaatgtccagactgtgggaattgctataaacaTCCCTCTCAATTGaggtcccatcaacgt CgtattcacactggagagaggccgttcacctgctccgagtgtgggcagggattcactcggtcatcccacctgctgagacaccagcgaattcatactggggagaggATTTACGTCTGCTTCttttgtgggaagggatttgcttgttcatccaccctgctgacacaccatcgacgtcacactggggagaagccattcatctgctctgtgtgtgggaagagatttgctCATTCGTGCCAGCTGCTGACACATGAGTGA